The Vigna angularis cultivar LongXiaoDou No.4 chromosome 6, ASM1680809v1, whole genome shotgun sequence genome contains the following window.
cctcgactctcttattcacacaacttaacagaaaaacatgattccaagcaagtttctaagcagaaaagagtgcatttagtattaaaattacatcacatataacggtattttaaaccgttatcagaGAGTTCAAAAGGTTACATTATCCCCCAACAACAactagagtttagttcaccatagacatggtgaaactagatgaataatgtagaagaatgagatagaaaaaccctaaaaatagaagatggaagctcccgcatcccAATCCGCCTCTAGAGGGTGAAAAAGTGTGTTGCTGCGCTCCTCCTGCCAAAGAGGATACCAAACCTAGGGCGTTTggatcctttaaatagagcgaaaacagaacaaaaataaGGCCCAGGCCCGTGtcgctggcgctcaagcgccccacttacGGCGCCCGAGCGGTTAACAGTGGCTCCTGGCGGTTAAGCCTCaaaaaggggcgcccaagcttcatgCTTCTGACGCTAAAGCGCCCAAAAGGGTCGCCCAGGCGATGAACGACACTCTTCTACgcttaagcctccaaaaagggtgCCCAAGCTTCAAACATTCCTCCCTTCTagtgcttttccaggccttctgagctccatctccttggcaTTTGATCTCTGCTTttcatattatctcatttcctaccaaaacaagggaaattagtcattaaaccatcaaattcaacctcaactctcttatttacacaacttaacagaaaaacatgattccaaacaagtttctaagcagaaaagggagcatttagtgtcaaaattacatcatagataacggtattttcaaccgttatcacaaccccaaacttagaactttgcttgtcttgatatgatcataaatggggcaacaatgaagagctttcaaagtgacaacaagcataaaaaagagtagaataggtttcctttAGGCAtgtatttgccttttgatttctttctcttagttcttgtgaataattgcttataaactcttctttctctttaagagcaagcaatgtgggactatccatggcttgatcttaaaaagaagagaagagaaagtgagcattCTAGGCGTGTAGGAGTTAGTGGCATAACTAgttgtcatattttgaactataggagaactagttgccttataaaccctttggagtggagagaattgatcaatgtgggactcaaaagtCCCTAGAAGCCCTGCAGCCGCTGCTGGACGGACTACACCctcaaaagtcccacatctcctagatcttgcatcttagctcactgcaaaggttatataagaaggcttaggggtctcctttttgtacaccttaccttgattcaatgaatttgagttgatttgcacttttgcaatcctctttgagatagaattctgtctctaaagtccaaaatttgggcagaccttattttgttcaagcaagtggcggtcctcctcttgatgcttatcttggaagcttgttcaagtggcgcatcttcaattcctaagtttccttttccttaatctcttccatttttaatttctttcccattctcttaaatgtcatttagtatattatctctaggtatgcacttccccatcaTGTGGTATCATGAGCCTTAGGTTTTTGATCTCTTAGGAATTGTATGCTAGAGTAGAATAGCTTAGATATGTTCATTTTCGCTGAGCCATTTTCTGTCTCGCCCAGCCTCTGCGTGAAAATACAGTCAACTTGTATGATTTAGTTTAGCTTCATTTCTAGTCCgttttccatgcaattttttttcaaagtttcgtTTGGATGTCTAGTTTCATGTAaaatttttactttgttcaaattcgttCTGTGTTGTTCCCATTAAAATTTTTTCTCCACTATGTCAGTCCAGTGCTTACTGTTGTGTGACTTCTAATctgtttgcattgtttgcttgCTGTTTGGTACttgtggtggctggaattgatcattGGACGGTGCTAAGACCTCCCAACACTCTTAAGCAAGGATTCAACACTTCATATCACAGTTTGGAGGTGAGTCCCGTGGCTGTCCAGAGCCTTATCCATGCtgacatttcatcaaacaacaacaatgcTATTGGAGGTCTTCAACAAGTAGGTGTCCTATTtcgttttgtttgtttgttccaGCTTTAATTTCTTGTCTTGGCTTGGTTGTATGTGTCTTTTCTTGCTTATTAGCTTTGAATTGAGTCATATGTTTGTTCCTCTTTAGGAGTTTTCTAgagtatttttctgaaattgcatAGCTAAGAGTATTTTTACATCTCCTTGCTTGTATGATGAATTGAGCTTGATCATCATTGGATTTAAGCGTGTGAACCTTGCTTATTTGTTCTGTATAAATAGAGGCTATAAACCATTACAATTGTGCTTCCAATCaaacacattttcttcattaaaGTGGCTTGGCCGAGACATTTTACCAAGGGCTGTTTGCtgtatcaaaataaaatcaacaaaaaaattggtTGCTGTTTGGTGTGCTTGGCCGAGAGTTTTCTCATTGATTGGTGTGTTTGAATTCTTCATTTAGAGCCTCTTTTTCATTtccaatacaaaatattttggtttgagGTTTGCCAAAATTATTTCCAGCATTAATTCGGTCTTGCTCTTCATGTATGCGTAGCATGTTGATGTGATTTTGCTCCTTAGTTGTGTTAATTTTCTTTGCTGTCTTGTTCATTTTGTGCCACTGTTTTGCCTCCATTTTTCTTGCTGTTTTGTCTTCATAAAATCATTAGATTGCTGCCTCCTTATTGTGTGCcaagtttcttgattttttaggttccattttcatcatttgtcttgtagttttcattcattctttgGCTTCTACCATGTGCTGTCTTGATTTGGCTTCTTTGCATTGAGGGTGGATTGTAAATCTTTCCATTTGCTTTGGACTTGAGTTGGTGCTCTCAAAGTGGACTTGTGAGACATTACTATTTTGAAAGAAGAGTGCATGTGAGTAGAGTGATCTTGCTTTGTTTCACTAAAATCGTGAGTCTTGAGCCTAAATTTTTGGTGCTATTGGAGTGAACCTTGGCTGCTGTTTGCcgacttttgttgttgttttaatattgtttctaacttgtttggttttgaaagtgttgctGCTGTTTGCATTAGAACACCATGTCTGCAGGTTCAAGCAATTCTTCTTCCACTGGAAGTAGCCATCAAGAAAGTGCCTCTAGCAAACTTGACTGGATAAAGGCCTTtcaacaaatgcaacatcaaCTTGACTCCATTAGTAAACGGTTGGACAAGGACGCGAAAGCAAAAAGGGAGCAACCTCATGGTCATGATCATGGTTTCTacaagaagaagcaagaagCTAGAACCGTAAATGTATACCTTCCTTCGCCAAAGAAGCATCCAGAAGATAAAGCTATGGACCAAGGCCTTACACTACCAAAGTTGAACTTGCCTACTTTCAAAGGGGAAGCCGAGCCGTCCATTTTTCTAGATTGGATAGCTAAAGTAGACCAAATTTTTGATTTGTATAGTGTAAATGGACCTTTGCGTGTAAAGTTAGTTTGTTTAGCTTTAGAGGGATACGCCAAACAATGGCTAAATAGGAGATACTTAACCATGGCCTCACCCGCGAGTACATGGGAACATTGCAGAGACATTTTGTACCAACGTTTCATACCTCCATACTACCATAGGGACCTCTTGATTAAGCTCCAACGGCTTACTCAAGGTAGACGAAGTGTGGAGGAGTATGCTCGCGAGCTCAAAGTGCTCCTATATCATACTAACACTAAGGAAAATGATCATGCAAAAATAGTTAGATTTATTAGTGGACTCAATAGAAACATCCAAGATGTTTTGAAACTCCATGATGATGAGACTTTAGATGTAGTGGTTCATAGGGCCATGAAAGTTGAGAAGAAACTCTTGCAAAAAGAGGCTTTTcacaacaaaatttcaaaagatgttttctacaaatcttcatcatcaaaGGATAAAGCCAAGAATGTTTCTAAGGAACCCACTAACAAAACTTGTCCTCATTCTTCTTTTAACCATTCTTCTTCTACCCATTCCTCCTCCCCATCTAAATCTCCTTCTAGACCTAGCCATATTAAGTGTTTTAAATGTTTAGGGCATGGTCATATAGCATCTTCTTGTCCTAATAAAAGGGTAGTGTGCATTAGGGAAGAAGAAGTTGTCATTAATGAGTCTACCTCTTCCTCACCTACACACACTTAtagctcttcttcctcaccaagtgaagaaaaagagaaggttATGCTTCATTGTTTAAATAAGGACATTCAAGATAACCAAGAGGAGATAGTAAAAGAAGAAcatgagaggaaagaaaaagaggagaaagcaagcaaagaaaaagaagaaattgtgagagaaaaggagaaggcAAATGTCCTAATCACAAAGGAAGTGTTATTGCAGGCACCTTCCCCTCCCATCATTCAACTGGATCCAAGCTATGACAGGGGAGTTTTTCCATGCTTCCACTTTTCTCCAAATATtaagctttcttcttttcctaaaATCTTTTGTGAAAATATCCCATCTTTCTCATCTCTTATTACCACTTCTTCACACACACCATTTCCAACCCACATCTTGATTTAATGTATTCTTTTTTACacttaactcaagacaaaaataaaagtttttctaaagaaggatttttagttttccttaaacaaataaatcaaatttcaaagaCCCATTCTTTCAATATTCCTTTTCCATATACATTGTTTGGTAAACATCAatttattcacaaaatgttTGATGTTTTTTGTAGGTTAACATTTGATCCCGGAGGAGTTCCTTTGGTTTATACACGAAATAAGTCACTAATCTCTCTTTGTTGCAGGTTTTTCAAGATTCGAGGTCGAATCCTCTCCAACCTGGGGGGatgatatgatcataaatggggaaacaatgaagagctttcaaagtgacaacaagcataaaaaagagtagaataggtttcctttaggcgtgtatttgccttttgatttctttctcttagttcttgtgaataattgcttataaactcttctttctctttaagagcaagcaatgtgggactatccatggcttgatcttaaaaagaagagaagagaaagtgagcattCTAGGCGTGTAGGAGTTAGTGGCATAGCTAgttgtcatattttgaactgtaggagaactagttgccttataaaccctttggagtggagaTAATTGATcaatgtgggactcaaaagtccctagaagacctgcagcagctgctggacggactacaccctcaaaagtcccacatctcctagatcttgcatcttagctcactccaaaggttatataagaaggcttaggggtctcctttttgtacaccttaccttgattcaatgaatttgagttgatttgcacttttgcaatcctctttgagatagaattctgtctctaaagtcaaaaatttgggcagaccttattttgttcaagcaagtggcggtcctcctcttgatgcttatcttggaagcttgttcaagtggcgcatcttcaattcctaagtttccttttccttaatctcttccatttttaatttctttcccattctcttaaatgtcatttagtatattctctctaggtatgGACTTCCCCATcatgtcctcaagcaaaacagaaTGTAACGCAGCTTTTCAGAACAATTACTACAATGattcaacatttttcaaaacttttcctTCTAGGACAAgaatcacttttatcaactcagcataaagatgtcagtcaagatgtgcagatgccttaattcaatgaaaatcaatgtgatgctcatataATTTAACAGatgctatccttaagaatgatcaatcaatcaCTCAAAgatgtaataaaaaattcaaagaactactcctcaccaaggaaagtgtttcactcaagcacttaaaagtgtatcactcaagcattcaaaagtgtatcactcaactcaaaggtgtatagtgaggtgttggtgtctttttcactctgttatcacaatgtcacacaaattaactttgccttttatttaaccacaatcaaacatactcacaagcaagttcTCATCACAAGGGtttttcatggcttgtaacaTGGCTGGGCTAggaaggaaattggttttttcTAGTCAGCAAAATCCTGGAGTTGAGAGAGGcatttatgatttcatcattcaagcacaaactcactttctttttcccagCTTTTCCTTGCATTGtgcttttattttctatatttttctttttcttttgctattGCTTTTCATGTACTCACTatttagctcaatgctttttctttttcctttctcaatcgttccagcaaccccaaacttgaacctttatcaatacctcacaattgttctcaacttaactcaaggtaaagattttcacaaagggttttcaaaacatgcataaggctcaaggttcaaagggtaaaacaaattgtttttattttcagtgGACAAAATCATGTAaaggctaaaagaataagggataacaaacgatggccttgatcatatgaaaacTGCAAGCAAGTATatcaatcacagaaaattttggaaaaattattcATGCTTCTAAActaatagcaattattcacaacaactctgaagcccaaaactcacacaagtaaactctcaagtcccagaattcagaaaaacaccATGCTCAGTATCTCAAAcaaattttacctcaagcacctgtttcatACACTATGAGCCATCACTAGTATATTAGCACATCATACATCATctaaacatcaatcaatacactagAGCATCAAAAAGCAAAACTTATCACAAAACACAGAATAGTTGAACCAAAGCAATGTAGttcattcaagcaaagtacaataacaaaacaaatgatCAAAAGGAAAagtttagaaagctgggttgcctcccaggaagcgattctttaacgtcactagcttgacaccattaaacTCAATCTCGATTAACCAACTCCATGATTGTGGAAAGGCGTTCCACCTCACCACCCAGATAATGCTTGAGACGTTGTCCATTGACTACCCAACTTCTTTGTGGGTCTTCAGAGGCTGGATCTGTCAACTCAACTGCTCCATGTGGAAGGACATTCTTGTTCATAAACGGACTAGACCACTTGGACTTCAACTTTCCAGGAAAAAGCTTTAGTCGTGAATTGAACAGCAGCACCCGCTGTCCTGGATTAAAGACCCTTTTTACCAACTtcttgtcatgataaaatttcaccttttctttgtaattcttaGAAGAATCATAGGCATGCAGCCGCATCTCCTCAAGCTCAATAATTTGCCTTCTCCTCTATTCTGCATAGTCacaaggatcaaaattcaagaattttaaagccCATAGAGCTTGATGTTCCATCTCCCCCGGAAGGTGACATGCCTTTCCATAGACCATTTGGAAAGAAGATAATCCAATAGTTGTCTTCATTGCGGTTCGAtatgcccaaagagcatcatctaaCTTTTGAGACCAATCCCTTCTTAATGAAGCAACTATCTTTTCTAGAATCCTATTTATCTCCCTATTAGAAACCTCAACTTGCCCGTttgtttgtggatgatatgGTGTAGCTACCTTGTGTCTCACACCATAGTGCTTGAGTACCTTTACAAGCtgaaaattgcaaaaatgagatcctccatcacaaATGAGTACTATAGGCATTCCAAACCGGgagaatattttctttttcagaaatttaataACAGTGCTAGAATCATTCTTGGGACAGGCCAGAGCTTCCATCCacttactcacataatccactacCACCAATATGTATTCATTATTGAAAGATGGTGGAAAAGGTCCAACAAAATTTAtgccccaacaatcaaaaactTCAACCTCTCATATGCCTTGCAGTGGCATTTCATGGCGTTTGGAAATAGTACCCGTcctttgacacttatcacagttcctggcatgattatgagcatctttaaacaaagtaggccaataaaatcctgactGAAGCACTTTTgcagttgttctctctctactAAAATGGCCCCCACAAGGTGAGTCATGACAGTGACATAAAATTCCTTTCACTTCTTCCTTAGTCACAAAACGCCTCAGAAGGTTATCTACTCCAAATTTGAACAagtaaggatcatcccaaataaaCTTTTTGGcatcatgtaaaaaaaaaatctttattgcCAATTGAGATCTTTTGGGATTACTCTTGCAACTTTGAAATTAGCCACATCAGCAAACCACGACCTTTTTTGAAtgtacatgagtgtttcatctgagaAGGATTCCCATATTTCTGCTTCCTTACTTGTAACTTCACTATTAAACAACCGAGATAAGTGATCAACAATTACATTTTCACTTTCCTTCTTGTCACGAatttccacatcaaattcttgtagCAAAAGCACCCATCTAATAAATCGTAGCTTAGAATCCGTCTTGGAATCCAACTTGGTTAGCAAATACTTTATAGTTGCATGGTCCGTGTAGATGATCACtttagacccaatgagataaCATCTAAATTTCTCCAAAGCATACACAATAGCAAGAAATTCTTTTTCTGTGGTGGCATAATTCAACCGGGCTTCATTTAAAACTTTGCTTGCATAATAAAAAGTGTGAAATACCTTCTCTCTCCTCTGGCATAATTATTTGCATCACACATCAGCTCAAAGTCTTGATTCCAATCAGAAGCTACAATTACTAGagcaaaaatcaattttttcttcaaaacatCAAACCCTTAAGGCATTCATCATCCATCACAAATGGTGCATCCTTAACAAGGAGGCTGCTTAGTGGTTTGGCGATTTTTGTAAagtctttgatgaatcttctaaCAAAACCAGCATGACCCAAAAAGCTTATGATTCATTCATACTGGTTGGTGGTGGAAGGTTTTACATGACTTCCACTTTGGCTCTATCAACTTCAATTCCCCTGGAAGAAATTTTATGACCAAAAACAATACCTTCCGTTACCATAAAGTGACATTTTTCCCAATTGAGAATAAGATTTGATTGGGTGCATCTCTTAAGTACAACATCCACGTTAGAAAAACACTCATGAAAGAAACTACCAAACACTAAAAATTCATCTATAAAGatttcaatgcatttttctattaaatctgCAAAGATGGCCTGCATACACCTCTAAAAAGTAGCTAGAGCATTACATAACCTAAACGACATTTTTCTATAAGCAAAAACTCCAAATGGGCAAGTGAAAGTCGTCTTCTCTTGGTCCTTTGGATCCAccataatttgattatatccaaAATATCCATCCAGAAGACCTGACTTGCCAATCTCTCGAGCatttgatccatgaaaggaaagGGAAAGTAATCCTTCCTAGTAGCATTGTTCAACTTTCTGTAGTCAATACACATCCTTCATCCAGTAACAATCCTTGTAGGTATGAGCtcattttttcaatataaataactgtcatcccacctttctttggtacCACCTGTACTAGGCTTACCCATGCACTATCAGAAATAGGATAAATAATACCTGCCTCAAGTAACTTTAGCACTTCTTTTCTCACCTCTTCCTTCATCACTAGATTTAACCTTCTTTGTGGTTGAGCAAGTGGTTTGTAATCATCCTCCATAAATATTTTGTGCATGCAATACGTCAAACTTATGCCATTGAGATCTGAGATTGACCATCCAATATCTCCTATGTTGGCTTTTAGTATCtcaaccaatttttcttcttctttgggagaGAGAGAATTACTGATGATAACTAGTTTATTCCCACCTTCTTTTAAGAACACATACTTCAAGTGTGGTGGTAACATCTTCAGCTCCAATTTGCATTCCTTGACTTTTTCGTCTGTGTTGATCTCTTCCATCTTATGCAAAGGGACTTCTTTCAACTCTTCCAAATCATCCAAGCACTCATCaatcaattcttcttctttctcattcAATTCTTCACAAGTGTTAACTAACGTCTCCTCCAAAAGAAAAATAGCACTTGCTTTCTTCTCTTAAACCATGCAAATTTCGTCAAGAGTGTCAAGATGGAAACACTCCTTGTCATCCTTTGGGTGAGACATAGcttcaaaaacatcaaaatttatttcttcatcttctacTCCAATCTTCAGTTTTTCGTTTTccacatcaatcaaaactcttgcagtcttcataaaaggtctcccaagaataagaggcaCATTTACATCCTCTTCTATCTCCATCATAACAAAATCCACAGGAAACATAAATTTGTCTACCTTCACAAGCACATCTTCAGCTACCCCATAAGGATATTTCAGAGATCTATCTGTTAGTTGAAGAGTCATCCGAGTAGGCTTGAGTTCCAAACCTTTAATCTTTTCAAAGATGGAGAGCGACATGAGATTGATATTGGCTCCCAAATCAATTAGTGCCTTTCCAACAGAGATATTTCCTATAGTGCAAGGAATGATGAAGCTTCTGGGATCTTTCAACGTGGGAGGTAGAAGCTTTTGTATGATAGCACTGCAGTTTCCTTGAACTTCAATGGTTTCCTCTTCAATGTACTTCCTTTTCTTAGTGAGGAGCTCCTTCAGAAATTTAGCATATGAGGGCATTTGTCGCAAGGATTCGGAGAAAGGTAtgttaatctccaatttcttaaaaatcTCCATGAAACGctcaaactgtttttctttctccttcctagaataattctttgggtaaggaagaggtttttcatacaattctttcttttttctctcatcctcttcctctcttttgatgatgacaacacattgataata
Protein-coding sequences here:
- the LOC108341395 gene encoding uncharacterized protein LOC108341395 yields the protein MEIFKKLEINIPFSESLRQMPSYAKFLKELLTKKRKYIEEETIEVQGNCSAIIQKLLPPTLKDPRSFIIPCTIGNISVGKALIDLGANINLMSLSIFEKIKGLELKPTRMTLQLTDRSLKYPYGVAEDVLVKTARVLIDVENEKLKIGVEDEEINFDVFEAMSHPKDDKECFHLDTLDEICMV